In a genomic window of Primulina huaijiensis isolate GDHJ02 chromosome 10, ASM1229523v2, whole genome shotgun sequence:
- the LOC140986524 gene encoding flavonoid 3',5'-methyltransferase-like isoform X1 yields MRENYMATILQSRALSKYILETSAYPREHEQLKEIRMATIDKYNIVSMMNVPADEGLLISMLLKIMNAKKTIEIGVFTGYSLLSSALALPDDGKIVAIDIDSEAFETGLPFIQKANMAHKIQYFESEADIVLKQLVANGENETFDFAFVDADKVNYRNYHEELLKLIKVGGIIAYDNTLWSGTVAFSDDEEMENHLRSWRQELVGSEEMLDGIMDYTRACRQPVLEFNDFLAKDSRIELALISIGDGLTLCRRLT; encoded by the exons ATGAGAGAAAATTATATGGCAACCATTCTGCAGAGCCGTGCTCTTTCCAAG TACATTTTGGAGACAAGTGCATATCCCAGGGAGCATGAACAACTCAAAGAAATAAGAATGGCGACGATCGACAAATATAATATCGT AAGCATGATGAATGTACCGGCAGACGAGGGATTGTTGATATCAATGTTGCTGAAAATCATGAACGCGAAAAAGACTATCGAAATCGGAGTTTTTACCGGCTACTCGCTTCTATCGTCTGCTCTAGCCCTTCCCGACGATGGAAAA ATAGTAGCAATTGACATAGATAGCGAAGCATTTGAGACCGGATTGCCATTTATCCAAAAGGCAAACATGGCACACAAAATCCAGTACTTTGAATCTGAAGCCGACATTGTTCTCAAGCAACTTGTTGCTAAT GGTGAGAATGAGACATTCGATTTTGCATTTGTGGATGCTGACAAAGTTAACTACAGAAACTATCACGAGGAGTTATTGAAATTGATCAAGGTTGGAGGAATTATAGCTTACGACAACACCCTGTGGAGCGGAACCGTGGCGTTCTCCGACGATGAAGAAATGGAGAATCATTTGAGGTCTTGGAGGCAAGAACTCGTGGGATCCGAAGAAATGTTGGATGGAATAATGGATTATACGAGGGCATGCAGACAACCAGTGTTAGAGTTTAATGATTTCTTGGCTAAGGATTCTCGTATTGAATTGGCTCTTATCTCTATTGGAGATGGACTTACTCTTTGCAGGCGTCTCACATAG
- the LOC140986524 gene encoding flavonoid 3',5'-methyltransferase-like isoform X2, with amino-acid sequence MRENYMATILQSRALSKYILETSAYPREHEQLKEIRMATIDKYNIVSMMNVPADEGLLISMLLKIMNAKKTIEIGVFTGYSLLSSALALPDDGKGENETFDFAFVDADKVNYRNYHEELLKLIKVGGIIAYDNTLWSGTVAFSDDEEMENHLRSWRQELVGSEEMLDGIMDYTRACRQPVLEFNDFLAKDSRIELALISIGDGLTLCRRLT; translated from the exons ATGAGAGAAAATTATATGGCAACCATTCTGCAGAGCCGTGCTCTTTCCAAG TACATTTTGGAGACAAGTGCATATCCCAGGGAGCATGAACAACTCAAAGAAATAAGAATGGCGACGATCGACAAATATAATATCGT AAGCATGATGAATGTACCGGCAGACGAGGGATTGTTGATATCAATGTTGCTGAAAATCATGAACGCGAAAAAGACTATCGAAATCGGAGTTTTTACCGGCTACTCGCTTCTATCGTCTGCTCTAGCCCTTCCCGACGATGGAAAA GGTGAGAATGAGACATTCGATTTTGCATTTGTGGATGCTGACAAAGTTAACTACAGAAACTATCACGAGGAGTTATTGAAATTGATCAAGGTTGGAGGAATTATAGCTTACGACAACACCCTGTGGAGCGGAACCGTGGCGTTCTCCGACGATGAAGAAATGGAGAATCATTTGAGGTCTTGGAGGCAAGAACTCGTGGGATCCGAAGAAATGTTGGATGGAATAATGGATTATACGAGGGCATGCAGACAACCAGTGTTAGAGTTTAATGATTTCTTGGCTAAGGATTCTCGTATTGAATTGGCTCTTATCTCTATTGGAGATGGACTTACTCTTTGCAGGCGTCTCACATAG